One genomic window of Penaeus chinensis breed Huanghai No. 1 chromosome 35, ASM1920278v2, whole genome shotgun sequence includes the following:
- the LOC125044390 gene encoding 40S ribosomal protein S18 isoform X1: protein MSLVVPEKFQHILRLMNTNIDGRRKVMFAMTSIRGVGRRYSNIVLKKADIDQFKRAGEMTEEEVEKIVTIMSNPRQYKIPDWFLNRQKDIKDGKYSQVMSNNLDTKLREDLERLKKIRAHRGLRHYWGLRVRGQHTKTTGRRGRTVGVSKKK from the exons ATG TCGCTGGTTGTACCTGAAAAGTTCCAGCATATCCTGCGTTTGATGAACACCAACATCGATGGCAGGCGTAAGGTTATGTTCGCCATGACTTCCATCCGAGGTGTTGGTCGCCGTTACTCCAACATTGTCCTCAAGAAGGCTGATATTGACCAGTTCAAGCGTGCTGGTGAAATGACTGAAGAGGAG gttgaGAAGATTGTGACAATCATGAGCAACCCCCGCCAGTACAAGATCCCTGATTGGTTCCTCAACAGGCAAAAGGACATTAAGGATGGCAAATACAGCCAG GTTATGTCCAACAACTTGGACACAAAGCTCCGTGAGGATCTTGAGCGTCTGAAGAAGATCCGTGCCCATCGTGGTCTGCGTCATTACTGGGGTCTCCGTGTGCGTGGTCAGCACACCAAGACCACTGGCAGGCGTGGTCGCACTGTTGGTGTGtctaagaagaagtaa